A part of Maridesulfovibrio bastinii DSM 16055 genomic DNA contains:
- a CDS encoding sulfide/dihydroorotate dehydrogenase-like FAD/NAD-binding protein, whose product MSNKIIKKRALIPGQTSMLVLDAPQIAKKARPGNFIILRVTDKGERIPLTIADTDPDAGTITIVYLVVGKSSALLETLNEGDNILDLCGPLGKPTHIEKCGTVICIGGGTGIAAMHHIAKGHHNAGNHVVAIVGARSKDLLLFCDELGGFCPELIIATDDGSCGQKGFVTDVLRERLEKDKDVAEVVAVGPVPMMEAVSKVTKPFGVKTVVSLNSIMVDGVGMCGACRCNIGGETQFACVDGPEFDGHKVDFKELNMRLKQYKEQERVSMDLFRRQYGN is encoded by the coding sequence ATGAGTAATAAAATTATAAAAAAAAGAGCCTTGATACCGGGACAGACCAGCATGCTTGTTCTGGATGCTCCGCAAATAGCCAAAAAAGCGAGACCGGGAAATTTTATAATTCTTCGTGTGACTGACAAGGGAGAGCGTATTCCATTGACAATTGCGGATACAGATCCTGACGCAGGAACCATAACAATTGTTTATCTTGTGGTTGGTAAAAGCTCAGCCCTGCTTGAGACTTTGAATGAAGGTGATAACATTTTAGATTTGTGCGGTCCTCTTGGAAAGCCTACACATATTGAGAAATGCGGTACAGTTATCTGTATAGGTGGAGGCACAGGTATAGCCGCAATGCATCATATAGCAAAAGGACATCATAATGCTGGAAATCATGTTGTGGCTATAGTCGGAGCACGAAGTAAAGATCTGCTCCTTTTTTGTGATGAACTAGGAGGATTCTGCCCTGAACTCATAATAGCTACGGATGATGGAAGTTGCGGACAAAAAGGATTTGTTACCGATGTTCTTCGTGAACGACTGGAAAAAGATAAAGACGTTGCAGAGGTCGTTGCTGTCGGCCCTGTACCGATGATGGAAGCTGTATCCAAGGTTACAAAACCGTTTGGCGTAAAAACAGTAGTAAGTTTGAATTCTATAATGGTTGATGGTGTTGGAATGTGCGGGGCGTGTCGTTGCAATATTGGCGGTGAAACTCAGTTCGCATGTGTCGATGGACCTGAGTTTGACGGGCATAAGGTAGATTTTAAAGAGCTTAATATGCGGCTCAAGCAGTATAAAGAGCAGGAAAGAGTTTCAATGGATTTGTTCAGGAGGCAATATGGGAACTAA
- a CDS encoding aldehyde dehydrogenase family protein: protein MQNPIDQSYKLYIDGKWIENKEGKTFKVFCPANGQQLSTCVNAGKEEVDMAVEAAKKAFELWKDISPQDRASYLLKIADAIDAEADKLAMVETLDNGKPIRETKNIDIPLASDHFRYFASAVRTDEGSATMIDKDTMSIILHEPIGVVGQIIPWNFPFLMAAWKIAPAIAAGNTVVIKPSSETSLSMLEFAKIIDKILPPGVVNIVTGGGSSTGNYILEHEGFSKLAFTGSTDIGYMIADAAAKKLIPATLELGGKSANIYFPDCPWEKAVEGALLGILFNQGQVCCAGSRIFVHEEIYDRFLAAITEKFESVKVGLPWEEDTMMGSIINEKQLNQVMGCIEAGKKEGAKLVTGGTKITEGELGKGSFLKPTIFADVDNSMDIAQQEIFGPVVCVIKFKDEDEVIAMANDSEFGLGGAVWSKDINCAMRVARKVETGRMWINTYNQLPAHSPFGGYKKSGIGRETHKMMLAHYSQTKNIFISMDEKPFGLY from the coding sequence ATGCAAAATCCAATTGATCAAAGTTACAAGCTGTATATTGACGGTAAATGGATAGAGAATAAGGAAGGGAAGACGTTCAAGGTATTTTGCCCAGCTAACGGTCAGCAACTTTCAACATGTGTGAATGCCGGTAAAGAAGAAGTCGATATGGCTGTTGAAGCTGCAAAAAAAGCATTTGAATTATGGAAGGATATCTCACCGCAGGATAGGGCTTCATACCTTCTTAAAATTGCAGATGCCATCGATGCAGAGGCTGATAAACTGGCTATGGTTGAAACTTTGGATAATGGCAAGCCGATTAGAGAAACAAAAAATATTGATATACCTCTCGCCTCAGACCATTTCAGATATTTTGCCAGTGCAGTGAGGACCGATGAAGGTTCGGCAACAATGATCGATAAAGATACTATGAGCATTATCTTACACGAGCCTATCGGTGTTGTCGGACAAATCATTCCGTGGAATTTTCCATTTTTAATGGCAGCCTGGAAGATTGCACCAGCTATAGCTGCCGGGAATACAGTAGTTATAAAGCCTTCTTCTGAAACATCTCTTAGCATGCTGGAATTTGCTAAAATAATTGATAAAATCTTACCTCCAGGGGTTGTAAATATCGTAACCGGGGGAGGGTCATCAACAGGAAATTATATTCTTGAGCATGAAGGGTTCAGTAAACTGGCTTTTACCGGCTCCACTGATATCGGTTACATGATTGCGGATGCCGCAGCTAAAAAACTTATACCTGCCACTCTTGAGCTGGGAGGTAAATCAGCAAATATCTATTTCCCTGATTGTCCTTGGGAAAAAGCAGTAGAAGGAGCTCTGCTTGGTATTTTATTCAATCAGGGACAGGTCTGTTGTGCAGGGTCCAGAATCTTTGTGCATGAAGAGATTTACGATCGCTTTCTTGCTGCGATAACTGAAAAATTTGAAAGCGTTAAAGTCGGGCTTCCATGGGAAGAAGATACCATGATGGGTAGCATTATTAATGAGAAGCAACTCAATCAGGTTATGGGCTGCATCGAGGCCGGTAAGAAGGAAGGGGCAAAGCTCGTCACTGGTGGAACAAAGATTACAGAAGGCGAACTTGGTAAAGGAAGTTTCCTTAAGCCCACGATTTTTGCTGATGTAGATAATTCAATGGATATTGCTCAACAGGAAATTTTTGGTCCTGTTGTCTGTGTAATAAAATTCAAAGATGAAGATGAAGTCATCGCTATGGCCAACGACAGTGAGTTTGGTCTTGGTGGAGCTGTATGGAGCAAAGATATTAATTGCGCCATGAGAGTGGCAAGAAAAGTTGAAACCGGTCGTATGTGGATAAATACATATAACCAGCTTCCGGCTCATAGTCCTTTCGGCGGATATAAAAAATCAGGAATCGGCCGTGAAACGCACAAAATGATGCTCGCCCATTACAGTCAGACAAAAAACATATTCATAAGCATGGATGAAAAGCCGTTTGGTTTGTACTAG